From the genome of Flavobacterium luteolum, one region includes:
- a CDS encoding SusC/RagA family TonB-linked outer membrane protein, with protein sequence MKKLITSFIHWRADHRAVPLILFLLLTSNFITAQVKVSGTVSDEKGLSIPGANIMVTGTKKVASTDFDGKFSIEAPANSTLSISFIGYVTQTVNIKNGGTFNVILKLSAEDLREVLVNVGYRSVKKKDLTGAISTVTSKDIADSPQVSVDQLLQGRAAGVTVTNNSGQPGSSVSVKIRGTTSISGTNEPLYIVDGIPISGDAANTATGGSIVTGYLGTNTGNVTSSPISFLNPNDIETMDILKDASATAIYGSRASNGVVIITTKRGKKGTGKITFDSYFSIQNVTNLLDTMTLSQYAAQQNALAAVYGVAPRDEFAVPSVLGKGTNWQDEIYKTAIMNNYQVSFSGAKDGTNYYISGGYTNQEGIVIGSAFKRYNFKTNVDSKIKDWLTVGVSVGAGITNEDITINGASNGIISTSILSTPDVAVKDTNGNYSGPPADGSIGVWINPVASALMNTNKLIKKNFLGNFYASFRIAKGLEYRFDFGGSTNVDNFEGFQPTYKWGSAVRETNMLTERASNWYQLNVKNLLTYKADVGNHHFNVLAGQEANDSHWFGNSQSVSGLLSNDIHSISLGDPDSVVASEYKGSSALYSFFGSFNYDYDNRYGLQATMRADGSSNFGPGQKWGYFPSVSGYWKLSNEKFMEGTREYIDNIKFRGGYGETGNQNIGGGGYMSTVRAIKSAMGNFFTVNNIANPDLTWETSKQTNFGLDFTLFKSKLQATFDVYKKESEGFLFVLPLPYYVTGTDAYQGGLGAPSVNLGSLRNQGFEMTLDYNEKFGKDFSWNSKVIFSTNKNKLLSLQDNFDLTKDVMLNDYTTKAVTKTVVGQPVGQFYGYQAVGIIRTNEQLANAPIPFTGNKAVKSQLGDVEYVDQNKDGLIDDKDLTYIGNPAPKFTYGFNNTFKYKNVDLGVFLQGSYGNKAMNLTRRAGTKNQRLYENQLAEAADFWTPENTDAKYPRPDGGDGHPNIAISDRYVEDASYLRIQQVTLGYNMPSDVISKASISKLRFYFGIQNLYTFTKYTGYDPEIGSYNQDPLLSGIDSGRYPTNRSFTFGMNLEF encoded by the coding sequence ATGAAAAAACTAATTACTAGCTTCATTCATTGGAGGGCTGACCACAGAGCCGTTCCTTTGATATTATTTTTGTTACTGACCAGTAATTTTATTACAGCACAGGTAAAGGTTTCTGGAACAGTATCTGACGAGAAGGGGTTGTCTATTCCTGGCGCCAACATCATGGTTACAGGTACAAAAAAAGTAGCCTCGACAGATTTTGATGGGAAATTTTCTATAGAAGCACCCGCAAATTCTACTCTTTCTATTTCATTTATTGGCTACGTTACACAGACAGTCAACATAAAAAATGGAGGAACATTCAACGTGATTTTAAAACTGAGCGCTGAAGATTTGCGTGAAGTATTGGTAAATGTAGGATATAGAAGTGTAAAGAAAAAGGATTTGACAGGCGCTATTTCTACTGTTACTTCTAAAGATATTGCAGACTCTCCACAAGTATCTGTAGATCAATTGTTGCAAGGACGTGCTGCTGGGGTAACAGTTACGAACAACTCTGGACAGCCAGGAAGTAGTGTGTCAGTTAAAATACGTGGAACTACTTCTATTTCTGGAACCAATGAGCCATTGTATATTGTTGATGGCATTCCTATTTCTGGAGATGCTGCCAATACTGCAACTGGAGGTTCTATAGTTACAGGTTATTTGGGAACAAATACAGGAAACGTAACTTCGAGCCCAATCTCTTTTTTAAATCCGAATGACATTGAAACGATGGATATTTTGAAAGATGCTTCTGCAACTGCTATATATGGTTCTAGAGCGTCGAATGGAGTTGTTATTATTACTACAAAAAGAGGTAAGAAAGGAACAGGAAAAATCACTTTTGATTCTTATTTCTCTATTCAAAATGTAACTAACTTGTTAGATACTATGACTTTGAGTCAATATGCTGCACAGCAGAATGCTTTGGCTGCTGTTTATGGTGTGGCGCCGAGAGACGAATTTGCTGTTCCGTCTGTTCTTGGTAAAGGAACAAATTGGCAAGATGAGATTTATAAAACGGCTATAATGAATAATTATCAGGTTTCGTTTTCTGGTGCAAAAGATGGTACAAACTATTATATTTCTGGAGGTTATACCAATCAGGAAGGAATTGTTATAGGTTCTGCTTTTAAAAGATATAATTTTAAAACAAATGTTGATAGCAAAATAAAAGATTGGCTAACAGTTGGAGTGTCTGTTGGTGCTGGTATAACAAATGAAGATATTACTATAAATGGAGCGAGTAATGGTATTATCAGTACTTCTATTTTATCTACTCCAGATGTTGCGGTAAAAGATACAAATGGTAATTATTCTGGTCCGCCAGCAGACGGATCAATTGGAGTTTGGATCAATCCTGTGGCTTCGGCTTTGATGAATACCAATAAATTAATCAAAAAGAATTTCTTGGGAAATTTTTATGCGAGCTTTAGAATTGCAAAAGGATTGGAATATCGATTTGATTTTGGAGGCTCTACAAATGTTGATAATTTTGAAGGTTTTCAGCCTACTTATAAGTGGGGCTCAGCGGTTAGAGAAACCAATATGCTGACAGAAAGAGCAAGCAATTGGTATCAGCTTAATGTTAAAAACCTTTTGACATATAAAGCTGATGTAGGGAATCATCATTTTAACGTCTTAGCTGGTCAAGAGGCAAATGATAGTCATTGGTTTGGAAATTCGCAATCTGTTTCTGGGTTATTGAGTAATGATATTCATTCTATTAGTTTAGGAGATCCTGATTCAGTTGTTGCTTCAGAATATAAAGGAAGTTCTGCTTTGTATTCTTTCTTCGGATCTTTTAATTACGATTATGATAATCGATATGGTTTGCAGGCAACTATGAGAGCGGATGGAAGTTCAAATTTCGGGCCAGGTCAAAAATGGGGTTACTTTCCTTCGGTTTCAGGTTATTGGAAACTTTCGAACGAAAAGTTTATGGAAGGAACGAGAGAATATATTGATAATATCAAGTTCAGAGGTGGATATGGAGAGACTGGAAACCAAAATATTGGCGGTGGCGGTTACATGAGTACTGTTCGTGCAATAAAATCGGCAATGGGTAACTTCTTTACGGTTAATAATATTGCAAATCCAGATCTAACTTGGGAAACTTCTAAACAAACCAACTTTGGTTTAGATTTTACACTTTTCAAATCAAAACTTCAAGCAACATTTGATGTATACAAAAAAGAATCTGAAGGATTTTTATTTGTATTGCCATTGCCGTACTACGTTACAGGTACAGATGCTTATCAAGGTGGTTTAGGAGCGCCAAGCGTAAATTTAGGAAGTTTAAGAAATCAAGGTTTTGAAATGACTTTAGATTATAATGAAAAGTTCGGAAAAGACTTTTCTTGGAATTCAAAAGTAATTTTCTCTACAAATAAAAATAAATTGTTGAGTCTACAAGACAATTTTGATTTGACAAAAGATGTAATGCTTAATGATTATACGACTAAAGCAGTAACCAAAACTGTAGTTGGTCAGCCGGTTGGACAGTTTTACGGATATCAAGCAGTTGGTATTATCAGAACAAACGAGCAATTGGCCAATGCACCAATTCCTTTTACAGGAAATAAAGCGGTAAAAAGCCAGTTGGGAGATGTGGAGTATGTAGATCAGAACAAAGATGGTTTGATTGATGATAAGGACTTAACCTATATTGGTAACCCAGCACCGAAATTTACTTATGGCTTCAACAATACTTTTAAATATAAAAATGTTGATTTAGGTGTCTTCTTACAGGGATCTTATGGCAATAAAGCAATGAACCTAACAAGACGTGCTGGTACAAAAAACCAACGTTTGTATGAAAATCAGTTGGCAGAAGCTGCAGATTTTTGGACACCAGAAAATACCGATGCAAAATATCCAAGACCTGATGGAGGAGACGGACATCCAAATATTGCAATCTCTGATCGTTATGTAGAAGATGCTTCTTATTTAAGAATCCAGCAAGTTACTTTAGGATATAATATGCCTTCAGATGTGATTTCAAAAGCGAGCATTAGTAAATTAAGAT
- a CDS encoding AraC family transcriptional regulator, producing the protein MGTTKNFYREIAPLAAGDSFLVFDRVKDSFDFPVHYHPEFEINFILNGKGVKRVVGDNIEEIDNVELVLIGPNLYHGWELNKCTNKKIHEITIQFHNDLFHESLLARRIMNPIRDMFNRSIHGILFSKKTAEELTPRLVRLSKLDGMDYFLEITSLLYDLANSRNQRLLSTYTVDYDTFDDYDKMKLVYEYVQKHFAEKITLEDVANVASMSIISFNRFIKKRTGKTFVNYINDIRIGYAARWLVEKDMSVSEVAFKSGFNNIANFNRSFKATKNCTPSQYREEFSGLKRIL; encoded by the coding sequence ATGGGTACTACGAAAAATTTTTATAGAGAAATTGCACCGCTTGCTGCGGGTGACAGCTTTTTGGTTTTTGATCGTGTAAAAGATAGTTTTGATTTTCCGGTGCACTATCATCCGGAATTTGAGATTAATTTTATCCTGAACGGAAAAGGGGTTAAGCGAGTTGTGGGAGATAATATTGAAGAAATTGATAATGTCGAATTGGTTTTGATTGGTCCGAATTTATATCACGGCTGGGAATTGAATAAATGCACAAATAAAAAAATACACGAAATTACGATTCAGTTTCACAACGATTTATTTCATGAATCTTTACTTGCAAGACGTATTATGAATCCGATTCGGGACATGTTTAACCGATCGATCCATGGAATTTTGTTTTCAAAAAAAACTGCCGAAGAGCTGACGCCAAGGCTTGTGAGGCTTTCAAAACTGGACGGGATGGATTATTTTCTTGAAATAACGTCTTTATTATATGATCTTGCCAATTCTAGAAATCAGCGTCTGCTTTCGACTTATACCGTCGATTATGATACGTTTGATGATTATGATAAAATGAAATTGGTTTATGAGTATGTGCAGAAACATTTTGCTGAGAAAATCACTTTAGAAGACGTGGCAAATGTGGCGAGTATGTCAATTATTTCTTTTAACCGATTTATAAAAAAACGTACAGGAAAAACTTTCGTCAATTATATAAATGACATTCGAATTGGTTATGCAGCACGTTGGTTGGTTGAGAAAGATATGAGTGTTTCTGAGGTTGCATTTAAATCTGGTTTTAATAATATAGCCAATTTTAACCGTAGTTTTAAAGCGACTAAAAATTGTACTCCAAGTCAGTATCGCGAAGAATTTTCTGGTTTGAAACGCATTTTATAG
- a CDS encoding glycoside hydrolase family 26 protein — protein MKKHFIMLLTAVLISTSCESQKNNSNTILSLSDKKATPETQSLYKNLNTLSKKGFLFGHQDDLAYGVKWKYEDGRSDIKDVVGDYPAVYGWDIAGLENNKPNNIDGVPFAKMKQYIIDANARGGISTISWHFDNPATGKNAWDNVPNSLKTILPGAENHKKFTSWLDKASAFFLSLKDKNGKSIPILFRPFHEFTGGWFWWGKGNCTPEEFKTAWKFTVDYLQKKGVHNLIYVYNTGSFNSEADFLANYPGDDYADILSFDTYQNNDDPNGEKFISEVQKQFKILNEICLQKNKPMALAEAGYEAVPDPKWWTGTLLKAIGDYKISYVLMWRNHGWQEKEQKMHYYAPFSGQVSEKDFVDFYNLDQTIFEKDIQKKLK, from the coding sequence ATGAAAAAACATTTTATTATGCTCCTAACTGCTGTTTTGATAAGCACTTCCTGCGAATCTCAAAAAAACAACAGTAATACAATTTTGTCACTTTCAGATAAAAAAGCCACTCCAGAAACGCAATCACTTTATAAAAACCTAAATACATTATCGAAAAAAGGTTTTCTGTTTGGACATCAAGACGATTTAGCTTACGGTGTAAAATGGAAATATGAAGATGGACGAAGCGACATAAAAGATGTTGTAGGCGATTATCCAGCTGTTTATGGATGGGATATTGCAGGTTTAGAAAATAATAAACCTAATAATATTGACGGCGTTCCTTTTGCTAAAATGAAACAATATATTATTGATGCCAATGCCAGAGGCGGAATTTCTACCATAAGCTGGCACTTTGATAATCCTGCAACTGGAAAAAATGCTTGGGATAACGTTCCTAATTCTTTAAAAACAATTTTGCCTGGTGCCGAAAATCATAAAAAATTTACTTCTTGGCTAGATAAAGCTTCGGCTTTCTTTTTGTCTTTAAAAGATAAAAACGGAAAGAGCATTCCGATACTTTTTAGACCTTTTCATGAGTTTACTGGCGGATGGTTTTGGTGGGGAAAAGGAAATTGCACTCCAGAGGAATTTAAAACGGCTTGGAAATTTACAGTTGATTATTTGCAGAAAAAAGGCGTTCATAACTTGATATATGTATACAATACTGGGAGTTTTAATAGCGAAGCAGACTTTTTAGCCAATTATCCTGGAGATGATTATGCCGATATTTTAAGTTTTGATACTTATCAAAACAATGATGACCCGAATGGTGAAAAATTTATAAGTGAAGTTCAAAAACAATTTAAGATTTTAAATGAGATTTGTCTTCAAAAAAACAAACCAATGGCACTGGCCGAAGCTGGTTACGAAGCCGTTCCAGATCCAAAATGGTGGACAGGAACTTTACTAAAAGCAATTGGAGATTATAAAATTTCTTATGTCTTGATGTGGAGAAATCATGGCTGGCAAGAAAAAGAACAAAAAATGCATTATTATGCGCCATTTTCTGGACAAGTAAGCGAAAAAGATTTTGTTGATTTTTACAATCTCGATCAGACTATCTTTGAAAAAGACATTCAGAAAAAATTAAAATGA
- a CDS encoding MFS transporter, translating to MHDKISLKEKIGYGLGDAASSMFWKIFSMYLLFFYTDVFGLAPAVVGTMFLITRIWDSCFDPIVGILADRTKSKWGKFRPYLLWVAIPFAVIGVLTFYTPDFDEKGKIIYAYVTYSLMMMIYSLINVPYASLLGVMSSDRKERNTLSSYRMVFAFGGSLLALWLIEPLVNYFGGNLNSKTGWLATIAVFGLITTAFFWACFAFTKERIKPIADEQNNLKEDLKDLWKNKPWWILLGAGIGALVFNSIRDGAAVYYFKYYVSSAVNFDFSLFGTDFHMTPTSIYLVLGQAANIIGVIIATPIANKIGKKKTFFGAMALAAILSLVFYLFGKEDVFLIMSFQILISICAGCIFPLIWSMYADSADYSEWKQGRRATGLVFSASSMSQKFGWTIGGAGAGWLLGYYGFQANVEQTATAQNGIQLMLSILPAIAAAISVAFIAFYPLSEEKLQIIEQDLNEKRDQNQ from the coding sequence ATGCACGACAAAATTAGTTTAAAAGAAAAAATCGGTTACGGACTTGGAGACGCTGCTTCATCTATGTTCTGGAAAATTTTCAGTATGTATTTACTGTTTTTCTACACCGACGTTTTCGGATTGGCACCTGCTGTAGTCGGAACCATGTTTTTAATTACCCGTATCTGGGATTCTTGTTTTGACCCAATTGTTGGAATACTGGCTGACAGAACCAAAAGCAAATGGGGAAAATTTAGACCATACTTACTTTGGGTAGCGATACCTTTTGCCGTAATTGGAGTTTTAACTTTTTACACTCCAGATTTTGACGAAAAAGGAAAAATCATTTACGCATACGTGACTTATTCATTAATGATGATGATATATTCTTTGATCAACGTTCCTTATGCATCACTTTTGGGCGTAATGTCATCTGATAGAAAAGAAAGAAATACACTTTCGTCTTACCGAATGGTTTTTGCTTTTGGAGGAAGTTTATTGGCACTTTGGCTAATTGAACCTTTGGTGAATTATTTTGGAGGAAATTTAAATTCTAAAACGGGCTGGCTGGCAACAATTGCTGTTTTCGGTTTAATTACCACAGCATTTTTCTGGGCTTGTTTTGCCTTTACAAAAGAAAGAATCAAACCTATTGCAGACGAACAAAACAACTTAAAAGAAGATTTAAAAGATCTTTGGAAAAATAAACCTTGGTGGATTTTATTGGGAGCAGGAATTGGAGCTTTGGTATTCAATTCAATTCGTGACGGAGCTGCGGTTTATTACTTTAAATATTATGTAAGCAGTGCTGTAAATTTCGATTTTTCGCTTTTCGGAACCGATTTTCACATGACTCCAACCTCTATTTATTTGGTATTAGGACAAGCAGCAAACATTATTGGAGTAATCATTGCAACGCCAATTGCTAATAAAATTGGTAAAAAGAAAACCTTTTTTGGAGCAATGGCTTTAGCAGCAATTTTAAGTCTTGTTTTCTATTTATTCGGAAAAGAAGATGTTTTCTTAATTATGAGTTTCCAAATTTTAATTAGTATTTGCGCGGGCTGTATTTTCCCATTAATCTGGTCAATGTATGCCGACAGCGCTGACTATTCAGAATGGAAACAAGGACGCAGAGCAACAGGATTGGTATTTTCAGCATCCTCAATGTCACAAAAATTCGGATGGACAATAGGTGGTGCTGGAGCAGGATGGCTTTTAGGATATTACGGTTTTCAGGCCAATGTCGAGCAAACCGCAACAGCTCAAAACGGAATTCAATTAATGTTAAGCATACTGCCAGCAATTGCGGCCGCAATCTCAGTAGCTTTTATCGCATTTTACCCTCTATCAGAAGAAAAACTACAGATTATAGAACAGGATTTAAACGAAAAAAGAGATCAAAATCAATAA
- a CDS encoding glycoside hydrolase family 130 protein: MTTITSSVHFQERKSALEKEHKTLIEQKNEPQKIAGNGIYERYKNPVVTAAHVPLNWRFDFNENTNPFLQERIGVNAAFNAGAMKWNGKYLLAVRVEGIDRKSFFAIAESPNGIDNFKFWDKPCVIPQTEEPDTNVYDMRLINHEDGYVYGIFCTERKDPKAPKGDTSSAVANAGIVRSKDLVNWERLPDLISNTGQQRNVVLHPEFVDGKYALYTRPQDGFIDVGSGGGIGLGYVEDMKNPVVKDEKIIFGKQYHTIYELKNGLGPAPIKTSKGWLHLAHGVRNTAAGLRYTLYMFMTDLNDISKVTHVPAGHFMGPEGIERVGDVSNVLFSNGWIEGENGTVYIYYASSDTRMHVAVSTVDKLVDYVINTPADTFISAGSVQTIINQIEKNNAI, from the coding sequence ATGACAACAATAACATCTTCAGTCCATTTTCAAGAAAGAAAATCGGCATTAGAAAAAGAACATAAAACGCTGATTGAGCAAAAAAATGAACCGCAAAAAATTGCAGGAAACGGTATTTACGAACGCTATAAAAACCCTGTTGTTACTGCTGCTCATGTTCCTTTAAACTGGCGTTTTGATTTTAACGAAAACACAAATCCGTTTTTACAGGAAAGAATTGGCGTAAATGCCGCTTTCAACGCTGGAGCAATGAAATGGAATGGCAAATATTTACTTGCTGTTCGTGTAGAAGGAATTGACAGAAAATCGTTTTTTGCCATTGCAGAAAGTCCAAACGGAATAGATAATTTCAAATTTTGGGATAAACCTTGCGTAATTCCGCAAACAGAAGAACCTGACACCAACGTATACGACATGCGTCTGATCAATCACGAAGACGGTTACGTGTATGGAATTTTCTGTACCGAAAGAAAAGATCCAAAAGCTCCAAAAGGTGATACAAGTTCGGCTGTTGCCAATGCTGGAATTGTTCGTTCTAAAGATTTAGTAAACTGGGAAAGACTTCCTGATTTAATTTCGAATACTGGACAGCAGCGAAATGTAGTGTTGCATCCTGAATTTGTAGACGGAAAATATGCTTTATACACACGTCCGCAAGATGGTTTTATTGATGTTGGGTCAGGCGGCGGAATTGGTTTAGGTTATGTTGAAGACATGAAAAATCCAGTTGTAAAAGACGAAAAAATTATTTTTGGAAAACAATATCATACCATTTATGAATTGAAAAATGGTTTGGGTCCGGCTCCAATTAAAACCTCAAAAGGCTGGTTACATTTAGCCCACGGAGTTCGTAATACGGCTGCAGGATTACGCTACACTTTATACATGTTCATGACCGATTTGAATGATATTTCGAAAGTAACACATGTTCCTGCAGGACATTTTATGGGACCTGAAGGAATTGAAAGAGTTGGCGATGTTTCGAATGTTTTGTTTTCTAACGGATGGATTGAAGGCGAAAACGGAACAGTTTACATATATTATGCTTCGTCTGATACAAGAATGCATGTGGCAGTTTCTACAGTTGATAAATTGGTTGATTATGTGATTAATACTCCCGCAGATACTTTTATTTCTGCAGGTTCAGTTCAAACGATTATTAATCAAATCGAAAAAAATAACGCAATCTAA
- a CDS encoding AGE family epimerase/isomerase, translated as MSLQLKLLKSELTAELDSILNYWSQRTIDEKNGGFAGQIDFNDHLIAHAEKGSVLNARILWTFSASYKTTKNKNHKKLAERAFEFLVAYFYDTQFGGLFWSINEDKTPKDTKNQIYALAFAIYGLSEYYSISNEERALEIAKKLYLKIEEHSYDPINKGYFEAFTRDWQPIEDLRLSAKDANEKKTMNTHLHIIEGYVNLYKVWKDEKLLATIIELLETIEKYFINTETGHLRLFFDENWKEKPDVISYGHDIEAAWLLQQCAEISENETLIANYKKHAIQIAEVTKEGLDTDGGLWYEFDPEKNELIAEKHWWPQAEALIGFYNAYQLTGKEEYLDIVYKNWKFIKKHMIDRQNGEWYWGIYGDYSIIKKDKAGFWKCPYHNGRACLELIHRIEN; from the coding sequence GTGTCATTACAACTAAAGCTTTTAAAATCGGAACTAACCGCAGAACTGGATTCCATTCTAAACTATTGGTCGCAACGAACTATTGATGAGAAAAATGGTGGTTTTGCTGGTCAAATCGATTTTAACGATCATCTGATTGCCCATGCCGAAAAAGGTTCGGTTTTAAACGCCCGAATTCTTTGGACATTCTCTGCCAGCTACAAAACCACAAAAAACAAAAACCACAAAAAACTGGCAGAAAGGGCATTTGAGTTTCTTGTAGCTTACTTTTATGACACCCAATTTGGAGGTCTTTTTTGGAGTATTAATGAGGATAAAACTCCAAAAGACACCAAAAACCAGATTTATGCTTTAGCCTTTGCGATTTATGGATTGTCTGAATATTATTCGATTTCAAATGAAGAAAGAGCTTTAGAAATTGCTAAGAAACTCTATCTAAAAATTGAGGAACACAGTTACGATCCTATAAACAAAGGGTATTTTGAAGCTTTCACAAGAGATTGGCAGCCAATTGAAGATTTGCGATTGAGTGCAAAAGATGCCAATGAAAAGAAAACCATGAATACACATCTTCATATTATTGAAGGTTATGTGAATTTATATAAAGTTTGGAAAGATGAAAAACTGCTTGCTACTATTATCGAATTACTAGAAACCATCGAAAAATATTTTATCAATACCGAAACGGGACATTTGCGTTTGTTTTTTGATGAAAATTGGAAAGAAAAACCAGATGTTATTTCATACGGACATGATATTGAAGCAGCTTGGCTTTTACAGCAATGTGCCGAAATTTCAGAAAATGAAACTTTGATTGCCAATTATAAAAAACATGCCATTCAAATTGCAGAAGTAACCAAAGAAGGTTTAGATACTGATGGCGGTTTATGGTACGAATTTGATCCTGAAAAAAATGAGTTAATTGCCGAAAAGCATTGGTGGCCACAGGCTGAGGCCTTAATTGGTTTTTATAATGCTTATCAATTAACAGGAAAAGAAGAATATCTGGATATTGTTTACAAAAACTGGAAATTCATAAAAAAACACATGATCGACCGGCAAAACGGAGAATGGTATTGGGGAATTTATGGCGATTATAGTATAATAAAAAAAGACAAAGCTGGATTCTGGAAATGTCCCTATCATAATGGCCGTGCTTGCCTAGAACTTATTCATCGAATTGAGAATTAA
- a CDS encoding glycoside hydrolase 5 family protein produces the protein MKNRFFKTLSLALIFTTIACQAQEKITVKGNEFYKGDKPYAYIGTNYWYGSMLASKKIGDRKRLLRELDLMKKNGIDNLRVLVGADGGKYDFTVRPALQYEEGKYDEDLLDGLDFLINEMSKRGMYAVLYLTNNWEWSGGMSQYLEWNGKGPVPVPNIPPNTWPQFMSYTEQFHSCEPCMEALNNHVKFIIGRTNAYSKKKYNEDNTIMSWQVGNEPRLFTVENEVKFTKWLNNIVDLIDSLDKNHLVSTGSEGKNSSNDSMEIFERTHQNPNIDYLTMHIWPKNWNWFKADNAEATMPKTIENAGKYIDDHIKVANNLKRPIIIEEFGLPRENENLNSGASSVYRNQFYSYIFGRVAESVKNNGPLRAANFWGYGGEGKAIHPDGKWNPGEPFTTDPPQEPQGLNSVFNGDKSTLEIVKKYNVELKK, from the coding sequence ATGAAAAACAGATTCTTTAAAACCCTTTCATTGGCCTTAATTTTTACTACAATTGCTTGTCAGGCGCAGGAAAAAATAACCGTAAAAGGAAATGAATTTTACAAAGGTGATAAACCGTACGCTTATATTGGTACCAATTATTGGTATGGAAGTATGTTGGCTTCTAAAAAAATAGGCGATCGTAAAAGACTTTTGCGCGAATTGGATTTAATGAAGAAAAACGGAATCGATAATTTACGGGTTTTAGTTGGTGCTGATGGCGGAAAATATGATTTTACAGTTCGTCCAGCACTGCAATATGAAGAAGGAAAATATGATGAAGATTTATTGGATGGATTGGATTTTCTGATTAACGAAATGAGCAAACGAGGTATGTACGCCGTTTTATACTTGACCAATAACTGGGAATGGTCGGGCGGAATGTCGCAATATTTGGAATGGAATGGTAAAGGTCCAGTTCCTGTTCCGAATATTCCGCCGAATACTTGGCCACAGTTTATGTCGTACACAGAACAATTTCATAGCTGTGAACCTTGCATGGAAGCTTTAAACAATCACGTGAAGTTTATTATTGGAAGAACAAATGCCTATTCTAAAAAGAAATATAACGAAGACAACACGATTATGTCTTGGCAGGTTGGAAACGAACCTAGACTTTTTACGGTAGAAAATGAAGTTAAATTCACAAAATGGCTCAATAACATTGTGGATTTGATTGATAGTTTAGACAAAAATCATTTGGTTTCGACAGGCTCTGAAGGAAAAAATAGTTCGAACGACAGCATGGAAATCTTCGAAAGAACACATCAAAATCCGAACATTGATTATTTGACGATGCATATCTGGCCTAAAAACTGGAATTGGTTTAAAGCCGATAATGCCGAAGCGACAATGCCAAAAACTATTGAAAACGCTGGTAAATATATTGACGATCATATAAAAGTGGCAAACAATCTGAAAAGACCCATAATCATTGAAGAATTTGGACTTCCGAGAGAAAATGAAAATCTGAATTCGGGAGCATCTTCTGTTTACAGAAATCAATTTTACAGCTACATTTTTGGAAGAGTCGCTGAAAGCGTTAAAAACAATGGTCCGTTAAGAGCTGCCAATTTCTGGGGTTATGGGGGTGAAGGAAAAGCAATTCACCCAGACGGAAAATGGAATCCCGGAGAGCCTTTTACAACAGATCCTCCACAAGAACCACAAGGGTTGAATTCTGTTTTTAATGGAGATAAATCGACATTAGAAATTGTAAAAAAATACAACGTAGAATTAAAGAAATAA